Below is a genomic region from Brassica rapa cultivar Chiifu-401-42 chromosome A08, CAAS_Brap_v3.01, whole genome shotgun sequence.
ACCTCCAGCAACCATTACTTGAGCCAACGAAGTCGGAAGTTGACTTCAGGATGGAGAGTGTGTTAACAGACACTCATTTGCCTTATCTCCGGCGGCTATATTTCGCGGCGTTGATCGAGCTGAAGTTTCTCTTCAACCTGGCGGCTCCGGCGATCTTTGTCTACGTCATTAATAATGGCATGTCCATGCTCACTCGTATCTTCGCCGGTCGTATTGGAAGTATTCAACTCGCCGCCGCTTCTCTAGGAAACAGTGGTTTCAATATGTTCACCTTTGGTCTCATGGTAATTAATTACTACTAATTACATTTTCTCtttaaaactaaactaaaattgtaaaaaaaaaaagactcaaCAGTTAGAAACCAACGGATCTAATGAAAGTAACATGaaaccagttttttttttaaatgattaatcctataacttgaattttatataatatttataaacgtTAAATACAGTAAGagatatttgaaaaaaaaattcaaaccttTGAAATAAGCTTTTTAAgttaaaatcaaaaccaaaaacaaactaGAATtcgaaacaattttttttctatcacttttatttgtcttcttttataactttataagtgaaaatttattcttaaaataatttttttccttgGTTATTAggatattaaattattaatgtcttttttttgCATGGTGACACAGCTTGGAATGGGAAGTGCAGTGGAAACATTATGTGGACAAGCGCACGGAGCTCACAGATACGAGATGCTCGGAGTCTATCTACAAAGATCAACGGTGGTTCTATTTCTCACCGGCCTTCCGATGACATtactcttcatcttctccaaaccTCTCCTCACTTCACTCGGCGAGCCAGCTGACGTGGCCTCAATGGCTTCCATATTCGTCTACGGTATGATCCCAATGATCTTCGCTTACGTCGTCAACTTCCCCATACAAAAGTTCCTCCAGTCACCAGGGGCGTCCCTAGAGTTATGGAGgccataaacaaaaaataaattagggGCCTATCTAATTGTggattcattttatttttaatgtttccttattaatattatttttgttttttcacgGACATATTAGTAATGGACTGAATTTAATTCATTTTGACATTGGTATATTCCTCTCTTGGCTGGCCGTCTTCAAGCTCGGGTGGGGCTTACTTGGTCTCTCAGTGATACACAGTCTCTCGTGGTGGATCATTGTTCTTGCTCAGGTTTTGTATATTAAGGTGAGTCCAAGATGTCGCCGGACTTGGACCGGGTTTAGCTGGAAAGCCTTTGATGGTCTTTGGGACTTTTTCCGGTTATCGGCGGCTTCCGCCGTCATGCTCTGCCTTGAGTCTTGGTATgctcagattcttgttcttctcgcTGGACTTCTCAAGAACCCTGAACTCGCTTTGGATTCTCTAGCTATCTGGTAAGTGGATCAAAACCTTTTGATCTGCATTAAAATTTagcttaaattttaatataagaaatgaatcatttatataatattaatgaaGACTGAAGAACAATATGAATCTGAACATAGGATAATATTTTATGCTATAGTTTTAGTTTtgggtgtttttcaaaaccaacccatattttcaagtcaaatccaaaaccaacccttttttttttgtctatactattcatcaataaaatttccatactatccttatgtttttgaattattcacaaaattgccatttttatttatttttttattaatttcgaaattaacaaaaaatcaaatacaccctaaccatttcttcttatttacaaaaatgccatcatcatcaatttttccaaccaccatgaaccaccatttttgagctctaaagctctagaattcaattttcaaccactttttttctcattataacccaaaaaacttcattttctctcatctcctctacatttccatctaaaaaactctcataactatcattttcataatcacaaacttcatattttcgagtttcttcattagtgaatcgttaaagatgcttctttttgctcatatttggagtttggacggttgaaaaggttggaaacaagctttacacatgaaaaatgtaactatttacatggttttcgttctttttcagatctgtgtcgcgacggtagactgttttgtatgtctacgcctccgtggagacttacgatgcagtctatttgtcaacgcacgggttagttttgcaattgagcagacaaattttttttctaacgcagacttccccagtagtctccgtctttacctttgacaacaaaaataaaactttcggtagacttactaagacgtctacctaaaagaggttagtttttcatttgaccgaacttttgacttttcaaaatagacttcaacggaagtctacaaaatgtagactgccaacaaagtctataaaaggtcagttttgcatttgaccaaaactttgacttcgtggaataggttagttttgtgtttgaccaaaaagtttaaaaagcaatcaaaaatttattaaattgtagacttcatatgcagtcttcttatcttaaaaaaaaatgtagactgcgtataaagtctacttttttattttggtcaaatgcaaaaccaacccgtcggatttgagagtagacttcacaagaagtctacacacccgtagacgttcattttaatctactgatttgaagtcaaacttggtcaattgcaaaactaacctctttcaaaaaaattcaaacatgtagactgcatatgaagtctagttctgaaagtcaaatcttggatgaattctggtcaattgcaaaaagtaacctttttaaattgtagactgaaatgaaagtctacatgtacaaaattacaacttttattcaactatagaaagcaacccgtaaaatggtcaattgcaaaaaccaacccaaagagtagacctatttgacagtctacgtctgtaaactgaaaagaacgtcaacatcttcagagactaaatattaagtcttcatagaaaaatctataaaaatgtgaatttgtgtattattcattaatttttttctagtttttttgtttgatagtgtgtgttagttaatcttaatgggtttgagtgattttgaaaataatttttttttataattatgaaggtataattcatttgatttgacaatgttgttagctaataattgtagacgtatttctaagtcttcgtttatagttttgctagtaaggctgagcttgtttcaaagctgaagtcggtgactgtggaatataattttacattttcagcatataagacaacaaaaactctgtatgtggctaagtgtcgtgttcaaggatgtggttggaaacttagagcgagtgtgaagtatgggccaaagacattttgggtgacaaaatattcgaaaaagatgaagaatcggaaaggttgaagaatgttccttgtgcatgatggctgtacacatggtaaacttcttgaaatgacacaagaagattatgatctggacaacaaaattgagaagatggtgctaacctattccttaccaaacatcatttaaaacaaatgactccgaataggaatatactcctcttatgcctgtcacgaataatcgacaagtacggaacttgatcgagttatctaagacacactttgtacgcctttgtgtatcaagcctgcgccaatacactaaaaaaatttggattgactatatgttaaataataagtgtagacgtttttgtaaatctacaaatgtagactgcagttgaagtctacgtcgtaaattctattaaaagtgtatttgtgtattattcatcatattttttcatgatttaattattttacagtgtatgttagtaaaattttaatggtcttggatgaatttcacaatttaatgtgttataattatacacttgatacttattgcaaattgttttgattagtattattcttgaaaatttttgggaaaattttgtatagattttcttcttctcacatgtgtgttagttattattttagcttatggtggttttacttgtttggttggttagatcttgtgaaaaaattgatatctaacaaaaaattaataatatcatacaagtgaaaacaactaaaaatgaatacaatgtttatagattatgcattaaaaaattatttaaaaattaatattttattatgaaagttattacagagcaatatattaaaaagtattcttgagtatgtttgatttttcataatcttgatgcttcaaataaagtcttggaaaaagtacctgccaaataagatagagttatgaaaaaacataagataaaaaataaaatcatattttagtagactttttattaagtctacgtaaagttattgtttagtagactttagttgaagtctacactaatggaaaattttcatatttaaaagtgtgcatttagaaaatttgaaaatactttgttctggaaaatatttcaaaaatggttttttgtcatccttgtaacaaagcaaaaagataatgtatgaatctataaatttagttcattataaacacaaaatatcttataatgaatatatggaaagcttacatttttgggaagatgatttgaaaatattggaagagaatacctgcaaaataaaataaaattttaaaaaataagataaaaattaaaaaaatcatatttgagtaaacttctaatgaaatttgcttaaaattcaaggctagtagacttcatttgaagtctaccagccgtaagttttaagtagatttcaaatgaagtctactctataaaaaaaaatagatctgaaaaataatacattaaaaatatgaaataagtttaaatctaaaaaacttttaaaaatatgatttaatagacaaaatagttataaattaaagacatattaatatgaattttaatatgtaactttatttgaatataaatactagaacacatattttaaatctatagatgtaaaccttacatttctaggaggagaagagaacaactatggaagaaaatacctgcaaaataagataaaattattaaaaaacatagaaaaaaaattaaagtcatatttttgtagacttccaatgaagtctgcttaaactttatggtttagtaaacttcatatgaagtctgcaagctttagtaaacttctttagaagtctacactgtctgataattttcagatctgaaaaagtctatatattttgaaatgtgaaaataattttaaatctgaaaatactttacataatataatttataaggtaaactagtagcaaattaatgtagagagcttgatctataaatttatttgaatataaacatgtaaatacatatttaaaatctattaatctaaaacttacatttttagaggagatgatgaaatccatgagtgataatacctacaaaaaaaaagataatattgtgagaaataaacataaaatacacatttaaaatctatagatctaaaacttacattttttaaaggagaagatgaaaaccatgaatcataatatctaaaatgacaagataatattgtgagaaagacttgagaaaattttagagagaaagaagataatgagagagatttagaaacaattgagagaattttagagagaagagagaaagttttagagagaagggagagagttttaagaacttg
It encodes:
- the LOC103836219 gene encoding protein DETOXIFICATION 36 — translated: MGSEAAVTAVDNLQQPLLEPTKSEVDFRMESVLTDTHLPYLRRLYFAALIELKFLFNLAAPAIFVYVINNGMSMLTRIFAGRIGSIQLAAASLGNSGFNMFTFGLMLGMGSAVETLCGQAHGAHRYEMLGVYLQRSTVVLFLTGLPMTLLFIFSKPLLTSLGEPADVASMASIFVYGMIPMIFAYVVNFPIQKFLQSPGASLDNGLNLIHFDIGIFLSWLAVFKLGWGLLGLSVIHSLSWWIIVLAQVLYIKVSPRCRRTWTGFSWKAFDGLWDFFRLSAASAVMLCLESWYAQILVLLAGLLKNPELALDSLAICMSISAISFMVSVGFNAAASVRVSNELGAGNPRSAAFSTAVTTGVSFLLSLFEAVLILSWRNVISYVFTDSPAVAEAVAELTPYLAITIVLNGVQPVLSGVAVGCGWQAFVAYVNIGCYYIVGIPIGYVLGFTYDMGAKGIWTGMIAGTLMQTIILLIVTFRTDWDKEVEKASRRLDQWEDTQAPLLKQ